aataaaacagataaaacccAGTGAGTAACCCCCTCCCAAAAGTACGTTCTCTTCCTTCCCTAATGTCCTCTCACAAGAGGACAGGAGGACGTAACCCCTGCCCGAAATTTGGCGTTCCTTGTTCTTGGGCTCACCTGTCTGTGTAATGACTTGTGTTGCGTTTTAGGAAGAGTGGTGAATGTGTCTAGCTTTGTGAGTGTCAGCTCTCTTAAAAAGTGCAGCCCTGAACTGCAGCAGAAGTTTCGAAGTGAGACCATCACGGAGGAGGAGCTGGTGGGGCTCATGAACAAGTTTGTGGAAGACACAAAGAAGGGGGTGCACAGGAAGGAGGGCTGGCCTGAGACCGCATATGGGGTGACGAAAATCGGCGTCACGGTCCTGTCCAGAATCCAAGCCAGGAAACTgagtgagcagagaggaggggacAAGATCCTCCTGAATGCCTGCTGCCCAGGGTGGGTGAGAACTGACATGGCGGGACCcgcagccaccaaaagccccgAAGAAGGAGCAGAGACCCCCGTGTACTTGGCCCTTTTGCCCTCGGAGGCTGAGGGGCCTCACGGACAGCTTGTTTCCGAGAAAAAAGTTGTGCCATGGTGAGCTCACTCACAGCTCCACCCGTGGGCCCGATTATGTTCCTTTCCCAATTTCACAGAAAGGATACTTACACTGTCAAGAATATccctatgcaaaaaaaaaaaaaaaaaaaaaagaagaagaagaaaaataaaaaagaatcaaaatatccCTTTCAAGTCCTCACTGGGAAATGGCTACTAATTCTGTGAAGCTGTTTGTGTTTCCTTCTGTGATCCCAGGGGAGGAAAAGTGGAATGGatgacaaataataaataaaggtcaacagatgaataaatagtTCTTTATAAATGTCCATTTATGCAGACTCTTAAAGGCTGAACCAGTTCAATTACTCATAATTGTTGGACCTACTTTGGAGGACATATGGGTGTCCACTCTACTATTTGTTCTACTTTCCTGTTTGAAATCGTTCAGGGCAAACATCTGAAACCAAAAAGTCTTGGCTCTGCCGCCTTCCTGCATGACCTTGATCAAAATACTGCATCTACTATATCCCCTcaaatgtaaaatggggataatagtcataggattgctgtgaagattaattGCCCCTATGTAGGTGACAGTGTTGAAATCACATTGGAATTGCACAAGTGTCCTCTATCACGAGTCCCTGCGAGAGGGGCCCAACAGCACCCAGGGCAGTGACGAGAGGCTTTGTACCGCCCCGCACCACGCCTGGCTTCCCCAAGGCCCCTGGGACTGTCCAGCACATTCCCTCCCTGCACAGAAGCACTCCATGTGGTGCAGACGCCTCTACTGTCACGTTATTTGTCACCTTTCACATCTGATTCTCAGGCTTGGGGAGGTGAAAAGTGACAGCCCCTGAAGGCAAGTGTGGAACCCTTATTTGAAGAGTCAGGTTTACTTCACAACTGTTTCCCTTCAACTAGGCTGTTAGTTTCCTcttgttattttatctttctaaacTGCCAACGGAGGATTATCAATGTCTAGATCAACACCATAGCATCTGAACTACTAGTTTGGAAATGGACACGGGGATCTTAAAAgacttttttcttaattccatAAAAATAACACCTAACTACATATGCCCCTTATTGTCTATGACCTAGGACAGACCAGAATGCAGGCACTTTTAGCAATTGTAAGGATTAGGTAACCATTAAGTAAAACATTCCAATTAATgacttggcacacagtaagacCTTCATAACCAACCCTCGCACCCGGGAGCGCGCTGGGAATCCCACAGGGTTGGGTTCGCTGCCCGCACTTAAATACCAAGGATtgttgagggtgtggagaaaaggcaaccctcgtacactgttggagggaatgaaaattggtgcagccactatggaaatagtatggagattcctcaaaaacttaagaatagggcttccctggcggtgcagcggttgagagtccgcctgccgatgcaggggacgcgggttcgtgccccggtccgggaggatcccacgtgccgcggagcggctgggcccgtgagccatggccgctgagcctgcgcatccggagcctgtggtccgccacgggagaggccacagcattgagaggcctgcgtaccacaaaaaaaaaaaaggaaaaaaaaattaagaatagaactactgtatgatccagctatcccacttttaggtatttatccaaagaatacgaAAACACGAATTCGAAAATTTATATGCAACCCTGTGTTCATGGCATTATTtaaaattgccaagatatggaaacaaacttagtgcccatcaacagatgaatggataaagatgttatatacacacacacagaaacacacacacacacacacacacacacacacagaaacacacacaaacgCATAATGAAATactcctcatccataaaaagagatgagaatattcccatttatgataacatggatggacgttGAGGGGGTTATGcaaagagaaataagtcagatggagaaaggcaaatactatatgatttcactcgTATCTGGaatgtaaaaagcaaacaaactaataaaagaaatgaacaaaccaaaccaaacataCAGAgatcagagtagtggttaccagaggggaaggggcagtggggagggtgaAATGGAGAAAGGGGATCACTGTATGGTGATGGGTGGAAACTCAGATTTTGCTGGTGAGCACACTATAGGGTATACAGACGTGATACTATCATACACTGGAAACATATATAATGTTACAaatcaatgaaaattttttaatttaaaaattttaaatttttaaataaaaatggcttCCAAAGATATATTCATTTCCTAATCCCTGGAAATGATGAATATTACCTTATTTGGTATGcttgcttatttttgtgtgtcaCCTTTCATGGGCCACAGTACCTAGactggtcaaacaccagtctgaatgttgtgaaggtattttttcaatgagattaacatttaaattagtaCACTTTGAATAAAGCAGGTTATCCTTGTAATGTAgatgggcctcatccagtcaTCTCAAGGCCTTAAGATACAATAGACGAGGTCCCCTGAGGAAGAGGGAATTCACCTCCAGAGCATCTTCATCACCGTTTCATCAATATATTTATGTGCTGTGAtactgggtgcatatatacttataattgttatagcttccTGGTGAATTgagccttttatcattatatattgaCCTTTTCTGTCTCTAGagacagtttgttttttttgtttggtttttttttttgtttttttttttttgcggtacgcgagcctctcactgttgtggcccctcccgttgcggagcacaggctccggacgtgcaggctcagcggccatggctcacgggcgcagccgctccgcggcacgtgggatcctcccggaccagggcacgaacccgtgtcccctgcatcggcaggcggactctccaccactgcgccaccagggaagcccgacagtttTTTATTTAACCTCTTTTGTTTGATATAAGTTCATCCACCCCTACTgtcttttggttaccatttgcatagagtatctttttccatctcttcccttTCAGCCTACCCCTGAAAGGGGTATTTCAGCCTTTAGATTCAGTGTGGAATCTAAAgggagtctcttgtagacagcacatagttGGGTgctatttttatccattcagccacaactgtcttttgattggagggtttaatccatttatatttatatatattgcagcccactgcaatatatatatatatatattatatattatatatatatatattgctatatattGCAGACCAGTCGGTCTGGCCAGAGATTCTGGGAGCCTCTCAGACTTTTTCTATGGATGGGCCTTCTCTGGACTTGTGTGTGTAGATTCCAAATTAGAGGACTTACTGGTTTCTACTCCCGCCCTCCAGGAACCCgaactctcttctttctctggtgtCTGACTGCTGCACTGCTGTAGGCCAGGATATTGGAGGCATGGTCCatgcctcttcctccttccctgtggAGAAGCTTCGGGTTCTGCACCTTCTCTCAATCTCACAGCGCTGTGCCAGTCACACCAAATCCCCGCCCCTTTTCCTTTGTCCTTAACGGCACCCAGgtgtcccaactctcctggttccaTCAGCACTCCATGTGAGGCAAGGAAAACGCTGGCCCCTCAGGCAGTGCAAAGAGTGAAAGAGCAGAACATCTGAGGCACACTACATTCCATCTTCCCCAGCAAGGGAGGACTCGAGGGTCATGGCCATGTCCCTCAGCGCCGAGCTGTGCTGGCTTCGGGGAGGACTGAGGTGCCTAAAGTGAAGTCACTCTTCTTATGCATTGCATGGCAGCTTCTCTCAGTTCTGGGCTCCTCTGGAGTATTGAAACTAGGTCCTGGTCCTCTGTCAGATGGGTGTTTCTGTAGGGAAATGAGGGCTGGGACTTCCTAGTCTGCTATCTGACTGATGTCACCTCCCAAGCCTGCTGGCCGACCCTGATGATTTTgtacttgccagcctccataactgtgtgagTCAATTCCTTAAACGTCCTTaaactctctctccccacctcgcttcctccctctctccttccctctcactctctctatgtgcatacacacatacacgcacacatgcacagacacacgcacacgcacacattaTTGGTCTATTCTTGGAAAATCCTGATTCGTTGACTGATACATGTGGCAAAAGGataaatattactttatattgcaaaagatgtgattaagttagaATTCTGAGCAAATGATCCTGAATTATCTGGGTGGCCTCTAAATGCCATCACACGGGTACCCTTATAAGATCAAGCAAGTTTTGAAAAACAAGAAGAGGAGCCattgtgaccacagaggcagtgATTGACGTGATGCAGCCCCAAGCATATAAACACCCGCAGCCACCAGAAGGCGGAAGAGGCAAGGAATCGTTCTCCTCTAGAAACTGGAGAGGAAGAACAGTGCTACAGacaacttgatttcagacttccggcctccagaactttgagaaaatacatttctgtggttttaagctGCCCAGTGTGTGATTGTTTGTTTTGGAAGCCCCAGGAAAGTAAGACACCCATGTTCCTTGCATGTTTAGCAAACAGTCTGGCCACACTTGTGATTCAGTGTAAGGTTTGACAGATCACCCCAGCCAGCGCAGATGTAAGAACCTCTGGCGTCTCTTGGTGACGGCTATCCGTAGGATTCCTGGCTGTACTGAGGTGTTGCTGttggagaacagagagctcaGGAAGTTCCTCGCCTTCAGCCAAGGGACACAACAGCCAGCAATCATGCCTCTTCTTTTGTGTGTGCTTTTGGTCTATGTGGTAGCGTTCCCACCTCTCCCTACAGGTGGAACACGCTATCCAGTGGTAGAGAATGCGGTTGGCTCTTCAGGGAGTTCAGGAGAGGCTAATacttataatggaagagaatcatatatataaaatatatatatatatatatatctgaatcactttgctctacacctgaaactaacacaacttcatacatcaactatatttcaataaaaacttaaaaaaaaaaaaaaaagaaaggagagggtaCCACATGGACCTCCATCCACAAGCAGGTGACTTGAAGCAGCTGCAGGAAGATGGGCTGATCTCTGGCCCATCAGTGACCTGTGTTATTTCTGAAATGCAGGGCCTAAACAAGGTCAATCCACTGCAAAGagatcaaggagggcttccctggtggcgcagtggttgagagtccgcctgccgatgcaggggacgcgggttcgtgccccggtccgggaagatcccacgtgccgcggagcggctgggcccgtgagccatggccactgagcctgcgcgtccggagcctgtgctccgcaacgggagaggccacagcagtgagaggcctgcgtaccacaaaaaaaaaacaaaaaaaaaagagatcaagaAGAAAGAATTGTTGGGAACAAGAGAGGTTTTGTGCTCTGTGGGTTGAGTTAACTAACATGCTCTAGGGTCAGTATATTAACTCAGGGTAAAGAGGTTGATGGTAGAGCCATGCGGACGACATGGCGATATAACAAAAACAATTCACAGAATTGTTCTGTAACTTCTTCTGGAAATTCTGGACCTCCGGCTTCTGCTTGAGTTCTGCCAGGGAGCCCAAGCTCCTTCCCACTGGGCTCAGCAACAGCTTGCTTGGTTTTGTGTTCAAGAGAGAAGACTATTGACAAACTGTAAGCCAGACTATTTCAGCAACTGGTCTAATTTACAAATTCTTATCAATCTCTGCCCTCATCCCAGGCTAAATGATTCCTGCCTTTAAATTCCCTccatgatgggcttccctggtggcacagtggttaagagtccgcctgccaatgcaggggacacgggttcgggccctggtccgggaggatcccacatgccgcagagcaactaagcctgtgcgccacaactactgaggctgcgctctcaaaatagagaaagcccccgcagcaatgaagacccaacacagccaaaagtaaattccCCCCATGACGAGCTcctcaccaaaacaaaacaaaactttataaAACCCAAGTGcttgctatttacaatagccaagatgtggctCTACCATCTAGATTAAGATACCAATGCCTGTTTGCCTTCTCCAGGGAAGGACAACAGTTATGGCCCCCAAGAGTTTACAGAAGAAGCCCCTTCTACTTTTTACAAGATTTTAATTCAGATCTTAAAAACCTTACATTTCTCTaggatttctctcttctccagtaCGTCTGTGGCATTTTGCTATGTTCTGAGGATTAAGATAAGCTCCAAAACAGATTAATTTAcctacttgttattttttttttcacaaagaatGTAAAGTTTCTAGAGGTAAAGTATAATCTTGGCAGAAACAAACCACGTTACATAAGCCTACCCCAGGAAGGTTCATTATAAGCCATTCAGAACTGCCCTGTCTGGATAGTAAAAGACAATTAAAGAAGATTTGGGGTCACACTGGCTATTGTAAAGTGAGTCCCTGACTTTTTTGTGGCCACCACATTTCTCTGACCTAAACGAAGTCTTCAATGTAACAGCGCCCTGTTCTCGGGAGCAGTAGTGTGTTTCACGGTGGTTCCCCAAAGTTACGTCCACATCCCAGAACCTGTGATTGTGACCTTCCTTGGTAAAaaagtctttgcagatataatttagttaagaatcttgagatgagaGTATCCCAGATTATCTGCTTGGgacctaaatccaatgacaagtgtccttataagagacacgggggcttccctggtggcgcagtggttgagaatccgcccgccgatgcaggagacacgggttcgtgccccggtccgggaagatcccacgtgccgcggagtggctgggcccgtgagccatggccgctaggcctgtgcgtctggagcctgtgctccgcaacgggagaggccacagcagtgagaggcccgcataccgcaaaaaaaaaaaaaaaaaaaagagacacggAGTGTTggcacacagagagaaaagaaggtcACATATGGGAGTGATGCAGGCACAAGCAAAGGAATGtctgcagccaccagaagctgaaagaggcaaggaaagctTCTACTCTAGAGCCTTCTGAAGGAACACAGCCAACGActtgacttcagacttctggcctctaaaACTGCGGGAgaatacattgtgtgtgtgtgtgtgtgtgtgtgtgtgtgtttcgcgggcctctcactgttctggcctctcccattgcagagcacaggctccggacgtgcaggcccagcggccatggctcacgggcccagccgctccgcggcacgtgggatcctcccagaccggggcacgaacccgcgtcccctgcatcggcaggcggactctcaaccactgtgccaccaggaaagccccgagaatacatttttgttggtGCAGGTTACTAAGTTTGGAGTAGTTTGTTATGGAAGCCGTGGGCAACGGGTACAGGAACCCAAACATGAGAAGGCATTCTGTGACCTAATGCCAGCCTTCCAACAACTTCCACAATGGCTCTCCATTCATTCAGTCACACACAAAGCCTTCCAGGTTTTACCCAGCGTCCTGAGGACTGGAGGCAAAAAACTTATGCCAGCCTTTTTCTGGATCCAGCGGCAAAGGCTCACTCACCGGGCCTCAGGGCAGCAACCACAGCAGCCCAAGAATCGGGAGACCCTCCAACTCACGCCCAGGATCTCCTTTGAACGTAATGGTCCCTCATGCCACACAATTCTTTCTGCTCAGTGAAAAGAGTCAATGTTTCTCAGCAACCACACTCACCTCCCATGAGATTTTATGACTTTCTCCCTCACCCATTTATAGCTGCAATTGTATTTTCTTGACCCTAAACACACTTGTCCTTTATCTAATAAGGAGAACACTCTGATGCTTAACCTCTGCTTTGATGGTTCAGGAACCATCTATCCCTCAAGCAGAGTTGTTGGAGACTGCCATAGAAAGTCCATATTTGACATTGTTTGTGGAATTGAAACAGGAAACACACAGGCTCTATGTGCTACAGCAGATTTTAACTAATCTTTAGAAGAGACCCTCTACTTAAAAGACAGAAGAGTCTACTTAAACTTGTCACATCACTAGAGCTTGCCGATTGGCTGTGGATAAAATATATGTTCATACGTATATTGAAAACGTGTATGTCTTTGAGCTGGTTGGTATGATTTGGGGATGTTCTGGAAACAGTGAAGGTGCATGATATCTGCAGGAAGTCAAATGTAAAATGGTCACTAGTAGATTAAGAAACTCCTAAAAGCCCTGCTGTTTTCTATGGAAATGGCTACTAGAAAGATAGAAACATACTCCATAAAAGAACAACctgaagcacaaaggaaaagctCTGGATGGACACCATTACCGAGTAGGTAGCCCTTACTAAACCCATGGTCCTTATAGCTTCTCAGAGCCAAATATCTGGACTAGCTCAAAGCGACCAACACACCAAATGTCAGAAAGTGGCTCTGAAATTGGAAAAAAGATCTCAGGAAAGGAGTGACTGAAGATGGTTAGAGAATGATCTCTAGTGCCCTCAGCGTAGGCTCTTGGTGCCAGAAGACCTCAAAAGGAGCCCTGGGAGGTCTTTACGTGAGGTTGACTACTGTCCTGGGTCGGTGTTGGTGGGGAGTTTACTAAAGCTACCAAGGAGGCCTGTAGCACATGCCTCATCTTTTACCCAAAATGCTGGGAAACTGCAAAGATGGGACATGGACAAAAGCCCAGGCTTTAGCATCCCTGAGAGCATTTCCAAAGGGACTTGATAGAATTATTGGCTTCAAAGGGTTCTGGATACATTTtggtcatattttgtttatttttgagttgtCTGTTGATGATAAGACTGTCAGCTTCAGGCAGCCTTTGCTCACCTCCTCCCAATCACTTCCTAGTGAGACCTAAAACCTGAGCCCTGGGCCTCAGGAGGGACCTCAGAGGAAGGAGCTCCCAAACCTGATGAAAAGGCTCCTACCGGGTTCTGCCAACCACCACACTATGAGCACATTACAAAGAGTTGATTCGCATCACCCAGTGAAGAAGACAAAACGCTACCTTACACCAATGAAAAGCCATCCGAACTGAGGATCTCAAACCAAAGATTCTTAAGAATCCTTCAGACGCCAACAACCTGAGGAACCTATGGCCTCAAGTCAATGTGAAGTAGACCTTCCACCCtagacattacttttttttttttttttttttgcggtacgcgggcctctcactgccgtggcctctcccgttgcggagcacaggctccggacgcgcaggctcagcggccacggttcacgggcccagccgctccgcggcacgtgggatcctcccggaccggggcacgaacccacgtcccctgcatcggcaggcggactctcaaccactgcgccaccagggaagcccttggcccCTATTCTTAATGCTGTGGTTTGCACCCTAGTCACTCCATGACTTAAACATATAATTCAACCAAACATTGGCTTTATAACCACTTTCCTTTGAATGTCACCCAGTTTCCTATAGTACCAATCCCTTGTAGTGAATCAGTTGATTTCTGGGTGGTAGAACTTAACTCCTGTGTGATTTTATAGATGGCAAATATTATAACAAGCCAGATGGCCAAAAATCTAAGACCCTCTATCATGTCACCCaaagaatgggaattttctgtctccattaaaatgaaatataggtATCTCACATAGCAATCAGCACTTCAACAAAACTCACAAGTTGAGTTTGGTAAGAGATTAAATGGTAAGAGACTTATTATGCAAGTGGAGGGTTTCTCTCTTACAGATCCTACAAGGAAAAGCCAGTCTCCTTGACCATGGCTCTACCCTCTGATCTCTACTGTATATCTCACTGAATGGTACTCAACTACACTTGTTGTCTTGTCTCAAAGCTGTAGGACCTAATCAGACAACCTCATCGGGGTATTTTGGCCAACAGTGAGTCATTGGGTGTCCCCAAATGACTGATATTGGATTTGTTCTACCAAAAGAAAAAGCCTATTCGCTACTGCCCACAAATTGGACAGGTACTCACCATCTCAATAAACTAATGCCTACTCTCAGGAAATTCCCTGGTATTGCTCTGGGTCCATCTGGCCTACTGATTTCTCCTCTAAGAAAAAGCAGTCTTTCAGCATCTTaattcaagaaagagaaaaatgtgagcCTCGGTTTAAAACCAGAAATCTTAACCTCTGAGGAACAGTTCTGGGCTGCTTTATTCTGTCCCCAGGCATACCTATTTCACACCTTAAAGAAGGTCCAAAAAGTGGTGCAAAAACCCCTACATGCTCTGGATCAGAGAATG
This genomic window from Kogia breviceps isolate mKogBre1 chromosome 5, mKogBre1 haplotype 1, whole genome shotgun sequence contains:
- the CBR1 gene encoding carbonyl reductase [NADPH] 1, yielding MSSCARVALVTGANKGIGFAIVRDLCRQFPGDVVLTARDTARGQAAVQQLQAEGLSPRFHQLDIDDLKSIRALRDFLRKEYGGLDVLVNNAGIAFKTVDSTPFHIQAEVTMKTNFFGTQDVCTELLPLIKPQGRVVNVSSFVSVSSLKKCSPELQQKFRSETITEEELVGLMNKFVEDTKKGVHRKEGWPETAYGVTKIGVTVLSRIQARKLSEQRGGDKILLNACCPGWVRTDMAGPAATKSPEEGAETPVYLALLPSEAEGPHGQLVSEKKVVPW